Proteins encoded in a region of the Cetobacterium ceti genome:
- a CDS encoding FeoA family protein: MKLSELNRGESAKIIKIGRIGELKKRLVDMGVTAGEIIKLERNAPLGDPQEFIIKSTGIAIRKEDANHIEVEKFTK; encoded by the coding sequence ATGAAATTATCTGAATTAAACAGAGGAGAAAGTGCAAAAATTATTAAAATTGGAAGAATTGGAGAACTGAAAAAAAGATTAGTTGACATGGGTGTTACTGCCGGTGAAATTATAAAGCTTGAAAGAAATGCTCCCCTTGGAGATCCTCAAGAATTTATTATTAAATCTACTGGAATCGCCATTAGAAAAGAAGATGCTAATCACATTGAAGTAGAAAAATTTACAAAATAA
- a CDS encoding FeoA family protein — translation MLVPLAFVEHNRNFIIKEIRGNSTDKNRLIEKGFCIGNNICLVKDDNNNFIVKINESKYVINFSLANKILLGDC, via the coding sequence ATGCTTGTACCACTAGCTTTTGTAGAACATAACAGAAATTTTATTATAAAAGAAATAAGAGGGAATTCTACGGATAAGAATAGACTTATTGAAAAGGGATTTTGTATAGGAAATAATATTTGTCTTGTAAAAGATGATAATAATAATTTTATAGTTAAAATAAACGAGAGTAAGTATGTAATTAATTTCAGTTTAGCGAACAAAATTCTTCTAGGAGATTGTTAA